The nucleotide window AGTGCACAAGCTTGAAGCAATAGCCACAATAAGTTTATAACAAAGATAAAGAGCACATGTGGCAAAAACCCATTAGCTTAAACATCACAAAAGGATAAGAAAATGAATGATGAATTCGTGATGATCCTTCAACTCTGTTATAAGAACTGaaacccctcaacaaaatttcacaaacacgCTAAACAAAACCCTCAAAATTCTCTCTTTCCATTTCAACCCGAAAAATGGCATCAATGACAATGGCAGCAGCAGCTTCACTGCTTCCAAACTTGACCAAAACCCAGCTCACGTGGCGGCGGCCAAGGTGGCATCAAGAGAGGCAGAGGGGGAGAAAGTAATGAACTTGGAGATGAAGAAAAGTAAGGAAGCACAACAAAGCAACAACAGCGATGGAAGGAGAGAGATGGTGTttgcagcagcagcagctgCAGCGGCTGCTTCCATAAATCGCCATGGCAGCTGAGCCAAGCCCAGCGAATCAAGAAACTAAGAAAGATAAAGCTCCCAAgcgagaaaattttcaatttacttTTCGTTGGTTAGTGTGTTAAATTGTGAAGTGTCTCGTTATTGGAGAAGTCTTGTTTATGTCTTATCTCCCACTCTTGGTTCTGTAAATTCAGTCACCCTTTCAGCTTTGACTAGTTCTTGCAAGTGAAAGTTCACCTATTTTGCCTTCTCGTTGGCTATAAGGCGTTCTGTTTAAAGCACAATGTttagtttgtttcttttctattctTCATATTCCGTGTTCATCCAAAAAGATGATAGGAAAGatgtttttttaaacttattttatttcatatattattttcataaaatgttttaaaaaacaaaagcacgaagaaaaaaaatccctaaaatttaaagttaatcactaaacaatttctctcaataaataatttaccaCAACATTACAGCAAAACTGCGTCAAAGTTTTCACTTAGAACTCAATTGAGCAGAAACCAAACTGGAAAAGAAAGTAGAGCTTACAAACTTGCATAGAAGCTACCTGTGAAGAATCCCAAGAAGCTTTTGCATTCCGCAATCTACCACTACTTGTCATAAAATGTTCTCAGACTGGAAACCGAAAACAAATTGATGATCAAATACCTGAAAAAAAGATAATGAGAAAAGGAAAACATGGTACAATGTTCGGGTACAGGTTTTGTACTTATGGTAATGACAAAACAAACTCGCAAAAACTTGTAGGTTCTGTTATCAATCAATTCCCACTGTTACCAACGAGTAACTGTATGGAGAGGGAGAGGGAATGGGGGGAGGAAAGACAAATGAATTCCGTAATGGCTATCTCATTCACATTTGCCATTTTGCTGGGCGGCAACAAAATTGCGAATAACTTCAATAGCCAACTGGTGGGCAGTCTTATTCTGTAGCTTGGCAAGGTCATCCAAGGCTTCGTAGGTCTCCTTATCAGCAAAAGGTTTCAGGTTGTATCTTGATGGTGCTTTCTCTGGGCCTTCCCATTTCTCAACCAGCTCTTGGAGCTTTTCAAATCCCTGAAAACACAGTCCACATAAATGTTTGGCTGTTTTTATTATAGCACAAAATAATTAGAATGTTGTAGCTTTACGGCTTACCATGCGGTTTGTGAAGTCGCCAAATGATTCATCTTTTGTTTGCCGTTTGTGTTTCCAGTGGTAGAACAAAGGCTCAAAAACTTTTTCCAACTCTTGAACCTTAACTTTATTCATAAAGCTTCTTGCTAACGACATTTGATTGGGGGTTCCACCAAGCCATATCtgtttttaaaacaaacaaaatgttCCATTAGTAATTGCATTTTGATAAAAGAGAGAAACAGAGAGTTAATTCAGTGCTTAAAATACCTGATAGCTGTTTGGACCATCACCAACCAGTCCAAGTTCCGCCATATATGGTCTTGCGCAGCCATTAGGGCAGCCTGTTACCCTTATGGCCACAGATTCATTGTACTTGAGACCAACCTAATATAAAAAAGGACATGGCTGTTAGTTCATCTTGCACTCCAATATACAAAAATAGCAATTCACCATCGATAATAAGTACTAGGCTAATTCTTCTAAACAAGAATCATAAGTTATATACCTTGTCAAATACAGCTCTAACCCGCTTGAGAATGTCCGGTATTCCTCGCTCAGCTTCAGTTATTGCAAGAGGGCAAAGTGGTAAAGCAGGGCATGCCATTGCAGTTATGTTGAGGGGGTCTACATATCTAGGAAGCTGCACACAACCATATATAACCAAACTCTAATTAGAATTATAAAGCAaaccaaaaattgaataatagaaAACCCAATAAACAATGTCAAATGTTACAATTGCCCCTAAACACATGCAAGTTTCTTATTCATCCTCAAGCTTAAATTTCAGTAGAAAAGAGAGCAGCTGAAAATGAAGTCAATTATGATACATCAAGCcaatataaatagaaaaggCCATAAGAAATGGAAGTACTTGTCACGCTCATATCTAAACTTCAATAATTTAAAGCATCATATCTGTTAATGCCTTATTCATGTGCAGCAAGATTCCcaggtaattttaaattaatccaGCTCAACCATTTAAATCAGAAACTTGGAAATTATATGACTTTATCTTACATCCTTTCTCAATTAACATATGAATCATGTGTTCCAAGCTAGTAACAAAGTTGACCAAGTTCAGAGGGTTTTGGTAAGATAAGAAAATTGCATTGCATAATCAGACAATGATGTAGGCATCCAGTGCATATCAAAGAAATTTACCAGCAGACCAGCCTGAGCAAGAGTTGTGGTGATGGGACGCTTCCATGCTTTGCGAATATCACACAATATGATGTTCTGGTTTGCTGTAATACGCACATTTAAATTATACTTCTCTATTATCTCCCTCAatgtctttttcatttttcccgCAATACGGCCACTATCAACATGGAGTCCACAAAATAAAGCACCATCACCCTGTTCACAATACTTAAATGGTCAGAAAAGCCAAAGCAAAGAGGCAaaggaaaatttaattttaaacaaatggAGTTGGGAGGTGATTCTGAGAAGAATAGTCTAAATTTCACTTTGCAAGAGTACCATAACATTAAAATCTAACGACAGACAAATgaaattatgataatatgttTGTGCCAATAAAATAAACCTGCTCATGCCATCCCAAGTAACTTTTAAATTCCCACTCAGGAAGTTCACGGAAAGGCTCAAATTTCTTTCCATAATATTGCTCAACGACATTTCTAAACTTCTCGATTCCCCAAGAGCTGATCAAATATTTCATTCTACCATATTTACGATCATCTCTCCTTCCATGTTCTCTTTGTGTAACAACAATAGCTTTCACAGCATACAAAATGTCCTCTTTTGGCACATATCCCAAAGGTTCTCCCAGGCGAGGAAATGTGGTTTCCACTCTATGTGTTCTTCCCATTCCTCCACCAACCTGCACCAGAAGTCATAATTACAACCACAGGACAGAGAAgtagaaataaattttgtttgaggTCATGTCCATCTTACAAATATGTTGAATCCTTGAGGCTCTCCTTTTTCATCCGAAACAACAACAACGCCGATATCATTAGTGAGAATATCCACTGAGTTATCTGTGGGCACAGTTACAGCAATTTTGAACTTTCTTGGCAAGAACTGAGTTCCATATATGGGCTCAGGAGAATCAGGGAAATTTGTTCCATGAGAATTATCGTTGCGTGCCCTCACCACTTCAGGTGCTTCTGCTGTCATTATTTGCTCTCCATCCACCCACATATCATAGTAAAAACCTGACTGAGGTGTGAGGAGTGCAGCAATATTCTCTGCCGTTTCCTGTGCAAATAGGTAATCTTTCCTTACAAGAGGAGCAGGAGGAGCAAGCACATTCCTATTAAGATCACCACATGCTCCAAGAGTTGATCCCATGCTTCTAATTATGCTACTCATTACAGTCTTGAGGTCCTTCTTCAGAACACCGTGGAGCTGAAATGTTTGTCTGGTGGTCAAGCGAAGAGTTCCAATACCAAACTGATCAGCAAGATCATCCATGGTTAGATAGAGTTGATTTGAAACTTTTCCACAAGGATTCTTAGTTCGAAGCATGAATGAGTAAGACTTTGCACCACGCTCGTCTCTGTTATACTGTTGATAGCTCCCATGGAACTTGATTATTTGTGTAGCAGACTCATTTATATTAGGAGCATCCGTTAACAATTCCTCATTAAGTGGGTACCTTATGTAATTACTTTGCTCTTTGATTATTTCCACCTTACTACGCTTAGGTTCAGTCTCGGGCTTTACTGGCtgcaaaaaaaataatgtttagtTAAAATGAAGATAAGGCTccacaatattgttttgatattgaTTGTGTCACcaagatattataaaaatgataactATAGCAACAAAGATAATTGCTGAACTGGATTCTTTGATTAGCATGAGCTCAGATGACCCTTTCTGCTAGCGAAAATATTATAAGCAGTTCATTAGGAAATGGATAGCTTAAAAGCTTCACCACAGTTCAGGTAAAAGGAGGTGGGGACGGTCCACCCATCTCAGCCATTAGACCGCTTCCCATTCCTTCTAGGAGTTGATCCAATAGTTGATATGAGCTATTAGCATTATTTCCCTGCGATACAGCCACTCCCATACGGTATATAATCTTGGGTATTGTATAAAATGACCAAGGCCAATTATCTATCTTTATTATATGGCAATActtttatacatatttcataGTCTATGTCATGACGTCATAAAATTAGTAAATGTTATAAGTATCCCATTCCACTTTATAAAAAGGATACGCAAAATGCATTTCACAAATTCATTGTGAATTTTGAAAACGGGCCAGCCACTTCGAATGACAAGGATATATTTCACTCATTAGGCATGATTATTCTGTAACCTTGTAATATATTTGACCTGACCATCAACATCTTTGATCCgaaaaaccattttcaattCAAGTTCAGCAAAAACATTCTCAAATcctgaaaatataaaattcctATGTGCGTACTCATTTCACGAAGCTATTGTTTACAAACAGTTTGGCAAAACGTCACCGTAATCTGAACATCAGTTCCCATAAAACACATAAAGCAAAAGTAATGCCATTCATTCTCATCAACCGAACACAAACTACATAACAGACTCCACTGAaagcaaatttcaaatttgtttaaagcGCCTAATGTCAATTCTGTAATGCTCGGCTAAAGTTCATTTTAGCAAAGCATTTTTTGGATCGCAATACAATGCATTGtttgccttttttatttttttgaaaaaaaaaagtctcggAACTATCACAAATTTTAGTGTTaacattattattgttaaaaaaaaaaccacacacacacacacgcaccaTAAACGCTTTTAATGAAAACACTTTATGGAACGCTTTTAGTCGAAAGAGCTTTCAAACACAAAGCTATCTAAACGCTTCACATAAACACATCCCAAGCATAAgtcttttaagaaaaaaatgaacaaaacatCACCGTGGAGACAGCTCTAACGAGCGAGGTAGTAGTTCTGGAGGAGTACGGGGCGGGGAAGGCACGTAAACTCTTGGAGAGAGCCAGCGACTGCGACGATTTCAATCCGGTGAAGCTCCGAATCCGGAGCTTCGAATTCGAATCACTCGGTATCACGGTGTTGGTAGCTGCTGCGACAGACGCCGTCGAAGTCATGGCTTCAGTAGAATGATAGTGAAAGCTTAATCGGCGAAAGTGCAAAACGCAGCGTTGAGGGAGTTGAGAAACAGTGAAAGAGAGAGGAGAACTAAAATCTGATGGCGATTTTTTGTTGCGTTTTGCTGAATTTGGGTGGTTATGAAGGACAGGAAAGTTAAGTTGACAGTGCGTCTTGCTAAGGTGCGCCACCCTCACGTGCCTGACACGggctttgtttgtttgtttgagcTTTGGCCTCTTTGAAGACTAACGGGAGCGAGTGAACGCAAACGCCACgcgttattttttttaatagaataaattcatttttatatgtcagagtattaaattcataaataacatttaaaaatatcaattcaagCCACCAAATAACTGAAAAAAAGTAGAAATTCTTAAactaattacaattaaattgtATATCCGAATAAGAAAATGGGAAAGTGAGAGCCCGTGTATGGATGCGCGTGGAAATTGACAGAGAGACATGAGGAAGTGAAACTAGATTCGCATTCTCTAACATGTTGAACCTGGACGCAATTACGTCCGCTCTTTTGGATGGGGACCGCCTTTTgccattaaaatattaattaacaatgaGGAGTGATGATTCCCTGTGGCGGATTCTATGATAAGAAATACACTTCCTTAAATGGCTGGCGGCTAGCTATTTGAGCATTTTATCACTGCATccttattttaatatattatgtatatttattttaaatatataaataaatatatatttatatatattattatacgattaaatattattttatttttaatttaaaattatttaatcatataataagatataatttaaaataaatatacataattttattattttaattatattttattttatatatataaaaacttacaaaaaaaaatacattttatattgatattatattacttgtatgatatattatcgtatttttaaatttttttaacaataaaaaaaataccattCTTTTAGAAATCAACAAataagtgttattatataaaaaggACATAAAACTCAATCTACGTTGTGttcttttttttccaaatagAAAACATCTAAATCTCACATGGGTGACcccgtaaaaaaaaaaatcttgaatgatagatttttcttattattacttagctaattttatattagaatttttttttttctctatccTCAGCACCACCTTGTTTTCCCACCTTTTATCTTTATCACCAAATTTCACCTCTATCATCACCATTACTTTCTCCATTTACATCTTTACCTCAACATCTTTGTTGTTGCAACCATCACCATCTCCATCACAATTGCAATCTTCTTCGTCATTTTCTTTCTGTCACTAACAACAATTTTGATTTGACTTATCAAATATTGTTGACAAACGACAACTTTTTGGATGGATTAAAGATTAGTGTgctttataagaattaaaattataaaagattaggATTGAAATTGCAtaagattttgatgaatttgatgtGGTAAGAAACTGGAGTGTAGAAGACTTTAGGTGAGCTTGGTCaaagagggtttttttttaataaatatttttagtgagATTATTGTTTGATAcccataatattatttttttcaaatataattaggTTTTGGGTAATAATTGTGATTGATATATTCAATGGGTGGAGTGGAAAAGTTTTAGTCACCCTTTGTTGAAAAATGATTAGAAGTGCATTTTTTTAGACTTGTTATATGCAATAACCATTGcttctaataaaatataaagttttcaaacacATTTGTTAGTTATTTAGGACAAATATTATAGAGATTCGATAACAAAATATAcaagaaattaaagaataagtaaataaaagatTCGTAATGGTTCGGATTTCATAAATGATATCCTATATTCAATGTAAAGGATatattctaatcaaatatacaagaatacttaaaatattaaacaaatcgATACAGAGAAATACTCAAACACAACGAAAATTGCAAAAAACCCGAGAGATTCACACACACTAACAGagcaaaataaagaaacagTCAATAGAATTCTCTCGACTAAATAACTCTGGGTTTATATATTCAAGGTCATTTAATatgtaaatagaaaaatattagtatgCCCTTGTCATGGTAAATCATCACAATTCTGCTCTTCACTTCAGAAGTAGACAGGCAAATCCCACaacaataaaaattgaaagagaagTTGAGTCTTacattttaattgtatttatgtCTCATGGTTGAACGAGGGAAAACAAAAGAGATGGCTAGGTATAGGACTTACACAACAACAAATATGTAAGATAGAATGCTGGTAAACTCAATCACCTGGAAGCCAAACagatttatatatgtatgagaacatgacaataacagaaaaaaggagaaataaTTCTTTCCTTTATCCTAGTAATCCAGCATGGAGATTCCTGATTACCCAAGAAACTTACACATTATAATTAAGACCAAATGTCTGTTTTCATGCATTTCTAATTCTGATAattgttgatgagattttttatcACCAACTTAAGTACACAATTTCAAGTCTTGCACTACTTATTAACGTAAGAAGTTTGTACAAAAATATAAGGAACTGAAACACATGAAGAAGAATCAAATCCAGTTTCCCTTTGTTTACTATAGCAGGAAAATAAGAagataatcataaaaatataagttcaGGCAGAAACTGAAAACTAGTTCATGAATGGACTTTGAAatccatgatttagagttaaatCCAGTTTCTCTGTAAAAGGATTTGCCAGAAAACCAAAGTTGCCAAAAGTTGGAGAAAATGATAATCCATTTTCAGAAAAATCCCATAAACAGAACCAAACAACTTAAAAACAATAGCAGTTGCAACTTTTCAATGTAAAAACTTGATCTTATCAGGAAAGGTCAAAATGATAAAACATTGGGAACAATCCAGCCACTTAATAACATCCTTCtgaaattgagaaaattaaacCTATCCTTTTGGGGTAAGTTATGGAGACCTACTCTGTTGCTTTAAACTGTAAGAATTCCTACCAAGGTTTGTTTCCTTTGGTGGTTAGTTGCTCTTTGTCTTCCCTCCTTTCACTGCTTTCTTGCTGGCTGACTTCATCTCTTGCTTGCTTGCTTCTTCAGGTTGATGCTTCTCTGATTTCAGGTCCTCCGGCAGAAGATCAGCGTTTCCTTCTTCTGGATTCTTTGGCAAATGCAACTTGCTGACCGCAATGCAGGCAATTTCAGTGGTGAGGCTGAGAGCTGACTTCATCTGGGTTTGCTGCATATCAACATCTGTGGCTACTTGAGCACTGATTTCTTTGATTGCTTCCTCAACTTTTTCTGTCGGAGGCAGATCCTTTGTCTTGTCTTTATTGGTACGAAAGCTCAGCATGGAACTTATTACAGCATCTTCTGAAGCTATTATGTTCTGTGGTTCCACCTGCTTTTTTTCATCCTCCATATCTCCATTCACATTACCATCTTCCAAACTTTCTTTGTTATTCCCAGCAACAAGAGCCAATATGGTAATTTGACCCTGAGCAGACTTTTCACCAACTTCTTCAAGAGATTTGGTCTTCTGATTGTCTGTTGGATGATCAACTTCCATAGCTTTTTCAATGTTGATATCAGCTTCTAACTTGATCTTCTTGACTTTTTCTGCTGGAGGCAGATCCTTTGTCTTGTCTTTAATGGTATGAAAGCTCAGCATGGAACTTATTACAGCATCTTCTGAAGCCGTTATGTTCTCTGGCTCCACCGGCTCTTTTTCATCCTCCATATCTCCATTCACATTACCATCTTCcaaattttctttgttcttCCCAGCAGCAAGAGCCAATACAGTGATTTGACCCTCAGCATACTTTTCAGCAACTTCTTCAAGACATTTAGTCTTCTGATTACCTGTTAGATGATCAACTTCCATAGCTTTTTCAATGATGATATCAGCATCCGACTTGCACTTCATGACTTCACCACCTGTGTTCACATCAACCTTCATCTTTGCATCCACTTTCTCCATTTCTGGAGCCGAATCCCACTTAGCTTTGGTACTTTTCCTTTGCAATCTTGAGCTCCCACTTTTGCCCACCTTCTTCGACACATTTTCCATCTTTGACTCTAGAGTCTTCATCACTTCTTGAGATTTGACATTCAACGCTGAACTCTCAATCAATTCTTTAGAATCTTCAACCTTAAATGCTGCCTCTGGCAACATAAGTGGACTCACCGCATTAGCATCCAGTCCCCTACCTTTCTTTTTGGAACTGGAATCAGCTTTCAAGTTGAAACCCTCATTTGGCAAAATTTCAAGCTCAAACCGCTCCATCCTTAGATTCAACAACTCCTTGTCACCATCATCATACACAACACTGTGCAGCCCCTTCTCGGCATTGAAAGCTTTGATGTGCCCAGTAAACCATTTCCGAGACTCCGGCCAATAAACCTTGATTCTTTTCCCAACAATTCTGTGAACATCATTCTCACCCAAATCCACCATCCGGAAAATGGGCACCTGTCTTGGACGAAGCCTTGGTGAACTTCTATCATGCAAATGCAATGACAAATAAGCTAGAATCATTTCTCCGTCCGCACCCCTCTTCCGCCTCAGAGTTATACAGTTCTCATCAATGTTCATCACAGATTTTGTTTCTCTgccttcttcttccttcttagACCAGCCAGAATTGTTTTCCTTTGCCAATGGCTGCTCTACCTTAGAAGCAGAGTTTGGATTTGTGTCTGCCACCACTTCTCCACCAATTATCTGCATCCCATCTCCCCCATCTCCTGACTTACTTGGTTTTGCCCTGATCTCTCGATTATGCCGCCCACCAGCTAACTTCCTAGCTATTTCATCTTTCATAGCCCTTATTGTCATATCATCACCGGCAGCAATTTCTTTTGACATGCTTTCACCTCTCTTTTCCTTCAAAGTTACAGATCTGGATCTGCTTCTGTACACATTCACTGCCATCTCCTAATCAACAATAAGTACCAAATGAAACACAAATCATGCAAAATAATAGAATACTTAGAAgaatataccaaaaaaaaagcaAGCCTTCATAACTCAGCCTAGAACAAAATCTTAAAAGCACAATATTTAATAAAGCCAGCATTTTCAGTTCAAGATCACAGAAATCATACAAAATCTAGAAATATGAATTCCCTATACACCATATTTCAAGATCCCTAAAGGCAAAGCCATGTAACTCTGCCAGAAACTTAGAACCTTTTAAGAAGGTTAAAACAAACCTAGTTTGACCAGAGCAAAGTCTGGAGAATATGATTTACTTCACCACATCAATTAATTCTCACTCTCAAACTGGTCATCAGATAGAAAAGCCATATGATGGGCTGGATCTGATCTTGAAAAGGTACATTACAAAAGCACTAGGGACGCTAGACTCGATTACTGCAGCACAATAAATGTTATGCAAGGATATCTGGAACAAAGAAGGGAACTATAATCTATGCAAACTCTTTATAATATCCATATTTTGgaatatatcaacaataaaaaattcatcaatcCAATGCTATAAGTTTGGCACAGAAGTTAACGATGAGAATGGCAGAGTTATTTTTACCACACTAGTGCAAGGGAGAATGATTAGCAAATGCTTTATCTGATTGATTCAtgaaaaaagatttatatttttaaacaaagaaGAGTAGAATCGGAGAACTTTGTAAA belongs to Mangifera indica cultivar Alphonso chromosome 2, CATAS_Mindica_2.1, whole genome shotgun sequence and includes:
- the LOC123207429 gene encoding uncharacterized protein LOC123207429 gives rise to the protein MAVNVYRSRSRSVTLKEKRGESMSKEIAAGDDMTIRAMKDEIARKLAGGRHNREIRAKPSKSGDGGDGMQIIGGEVVADTNPNSASKVEQPLAKENNSGWSKKEEEGRETKSVMNIDENCITLRRKRGADGEMILAYLSLHLHDRSSPRLRPRQVPIFRMVDLGENDVHRIVGKRIKVYWPESRKWFTGHIKAFNAEKGLHSVVYDDGDKELLNLRMERFELEILPNEGFNLKADSSSKKKGRGLDANAVSPLMLPEAAFKVEDSKELIESSALNVKSQEVMKTLESKMENVSKKVGKSGSSRLQRKSTKAKWDSAPEMEKVDAKMKVDVNTGGEVMKCKSDADIIIEKAMEVDHLTGNQKTKCLEEVAEKYAEGQITVLALAAGKNKENLEDGNVNGDMEDEKEPVEPENITASEDAVISSMLSFHTIKDKTKDLPPAEKVKKIKLEADINIEKAMEVDHPTDNQKTKSLEEVGEKSAQGQITILALVAGNNKESLEDGNVNGDMEDEKKQVEPQNIIASEDAVISSMLSFRTNKDKTKDLPPTEKVEEAIKEISAQVATDVDMQQTQMKSALSLTTEIACIAVSKLHLPKNPEEGNADLLPEDLKSEKHQPEEASKQEMKSASKKAVKGGKTKSN
- the LOC123208336 gene encoding sulfite reductase [ferredoxin], chloroplastic-like translates to MTSTASVAAATNTVIPSDSNSKLRIRSFTGLKSSQSLALSKSLRAFPAPYSSRTTTSLVRAVSTPVKPETEPKRSKVEIIKEQSNYIRYPLNEELLTDAPNINESATQIIKFHGSYQQYNRDERGAKSYSFMLRTKNPCGKVSNQLYLTMDDLADQFGIGTLRLTTRQTFQLHGVLKKDLKTVMSSIIRSMGSTLGACGDLNRNVLAPPAPLVRKDYLFAQETAENIAALLTPQSGFYYDMWVDGEQIMTAEAPEVVRARNDNSHGTNFPDSPEPIYGTQFLPRKFKIAVTVPTDNSVDILTNDIGVVVVSDEKGEPQGFNIFVGGGMGRTHRVETTFPRLGEPLGYVPKEDILYAVKAIVVTQREHGRRDDRKYGRMKYLISSWGIEKFRNVVEQYYGKKFEPFRELPEWEFKSYLGWHEQGDGALFCGLHVDSGRIAGKMKKTLREIIEKYNLNVRITANQNIILCDIRKAWKRPITTTLAQAGLLLPRYVDPLNITAMACPALPLCPLAITEAERGIPDILKRVRAVFDKVGLKYNESVAIRVTGCPNGCARPYMAELGLVGDGPNSYQIWLGGTPNQMSLARSFMNKVKVQELEKVFEPLFYHWKHKRQTKDESFGDFTNRMGFEKLQELVEKWEGPEKAPSRYNLKPFADKETYEALDDLAKLQNKTAHQLAIEVIRNFVAAQQNGKCI